From a single Sinorhizobium sp. RAC02 genomic region:
- a CDS encoding phage major capsid protein encodes MDLEIKAALEAASKEIGDKLKEVTGEQKALSEKLAELQTKQVSGEDITDIKGRVEDSRKELTELGETVTDLTKKLNARRDETKSIGRIIAEQKDFASKIKGRESIEIKDITSASFGTITLPAGARRQSRGMIEPVNQALFLRDVIPTLATTAAVIEYLQETGFTNAAATVAAGAAKPQSDLSFAGKSAPMVKMAHWFRVNEETLDDVDGMEGYINQRGIYGLQLKEEGEVLNGPGTANRVDGLIANSTEYDPTMVPTIVPDNAMDDIRVAIAQVNEADLVATAVVMNHLDAAALDLAKDGEGRYLHPAFAGNTAWGLPVVRTKGLAQGKFLVGGFVGNTILWQRKGIEIRRSTEDRDNFVNNKVTILIEERIQLETLRPEGIVYGDLSVPTP; translated from the coding sequence ATGGATCTGGAGATCAAGGCAGCGCTCGAAGCTGCATCCAAGGAAATCGGCGACAAGCTCAAGGAAGTCACCGGCGAGCAGAAGGCCCTTTCCGAAAAGCTGGCCGAACTTCAGACAAAGCAGGTGTCCGGTGAGGATATCACCGACATCAAGGGCCGCGTCGAAGACAGCCGCAAGGAACTGACCGAACTTGGCGAAACCGTCACCGACCTGACGAAGAAGCTCAACGCTCGCCGGGACGAAACGAAGTCGATCGGCCGCATCATCGCGGAACAGAAGGACTTTGCGTCGAAGATCAAGGGCCGCGAATCGATCGAGATCAAGGACATCACGTCCGCCTCGTTCGGCACCATCACCCTGCCGGCCGGCGCTCGCCGCCAGAGCCGCGGCATGATCGAGCCCGTCAACCAGGCGCTGTTCCTGCGCGACGTTATCCCGACGCTCGCCACCACGGCGGCCGTCATCGAGTATCTTCAGGAAACCGGCTTCACCAACGCCGCGGCAACGGTCGCAGCCGGCGCCGCCAAGCCGCAGTCGGATCTTTCCTTTGCTGGTAAGTCCGCTCCTATGGTCAAGATGGCGCACTGGTTCCGCGTCAACGAAGAGACGCTGGACGACGTCGACGGCATGGAAGGCTATATCAACCAGCGCGGTATCTACGGTCTCCAGCTCAAGGAAGAGGGCGAAGTCCTCAACGGCCCTGGCACCGCGAACCGTGTTGACGGACTGATCGCCAACTCCACGGAGTACGATCCGACCATGGTGCCGACCATCGTGCCGGACAACGCCATGGATGACATCCGTGTCGCCATCGCCCAAGTGAACGAGGCCGATCTGGTCGCGACCGCCGTTGTCATGAACCACCTCGACGCCGCCGCGCTCGACCTGGCGAAGGACGGCGAGGGCCGTTACCTGCACCCGGCGTTCGCCGGCAACACGGCGTGGGGCCTGCCCGTGGTCCGCACCAAGGGGCTTGCCCAGGGCAAGTTCCTCGTCGGCGGTTTCGTTGGCAACACGATCCTCTGGCAGCGCAAGGGCATCGAGATTCGCCGTTCCACCGAAGACCGCGACAATTTCGTGAACAACAAAGTCACGATCTTGATCGAGGAGCGCATCCAGCTCGAAACCCTGCGTCCGGAAGGCATCGTCTACGGCGACCTGTCCGTCCCGACGCCGTAG
- a CDS encoding head-tail connector protein, with protein sequence MKEKMKIEQSGEPVGEVLSLALAKQHCRVRHGDDDVILHHYLEAAVDWVERACQTVFRETEFTAKGADFDLNFKGYPNADILSVAYVDPLGVPGTVTDFEIRDGALYIEAAPEISTATVVFKAGLGAGNIPPKLVQACLLLIASFYLHRADVTADMTGSVPMGVKAMVAMHRSFVFA encoded by the coding sequence GTGAAGGAAAAGATGAAGATTGAGCAATCCGGCGAGCCAGTGGGAGAAGTCCTATCGCTTGCCCTCGCCAAGCAACATTGCCGCGTCCGCCATGGCGACGATGACGTGATACTGCATCACTATCTTGAGGCAGCGGTCGATTGGGTCGAACGTGCCTGCCAGACGGTGTTTCGGGAAACGGAATTCACCGCCAAGGGTGCGGACTTCGACCTAAATTTCAAGGGGTATCCCAATGCCGACATCCTGTCGGTTGCCTATGTCGACCCGCTCGGCGTGCCAGGCACGGTGACAGATTTTGAGATCCGCGACGGCGCGCTCTACATCGAAGCAGCGCCCGAAATCTCGACGGCCACGGTGGTGTTCAAGGCCGGTCTCGGTGCCGGCAACATCCCGCCGAAACTCGTGCAGGCCTGCTTGCTGCTGATCGCCAGCTTCTATCTCCACCGCGCCGACGTCACTGCCGATATGACCGGCAGCGTGCCGATGGGAGTTAAGGCCATGGTTGCAATGCACCGGAGCTTTGTATTCGCATGA
- a CDS encoding head-tail adaptor protein: protein MMDAGKLDYLVVFEEPAKVDDGHGGKVDGWGNPVTADASFRFLRGGETVQAARLAGRQPVVVTVYDSSQTRAVRTTWRMRDQRSGEIYNVRAGPVPTDDRQYLEFTVERGVAP, encoded by the coding sequence ATGATGGACGCCGGGAAGCTGGACTATCTCGTCGTGTTCGAGGAGCCGGCGAAAGTTGATGACGGGCATGGCGGAAAGGTCGATGGCTGGGGCAATCCTGTCACGGCCGACGCTTCCTTCCGCTTCCTGCGCGGCGGCGAGACGGTGCAGGCGGCGCGCCTTGCCGGCCGGCAACCCGTCGTCGTGACGGTCTATGACAGCAGCCAAACGCGCGCCGTTCGCACGACGTGGCGCATGCGGGACCAGCGCAGCGGGGAAATCTACAATGTCCGCGCCGGCCCAGTGCCGACCGACGACCGCCAGTATCTGGAATTCACAGTCGAGCGCGGGGTGGCGCCATGA
- a CDS encoding DUF3168 domain-containing protein — protein sequence MSVSVSLQDLVLDLLKSARAVSDIVNGRIIDGPDEDTTFPFISFGPDDSVRDDAECIPGRRQTMQLDCWSRDQGKLWPCKRLVDAVVGALHEAEGELSVGALASLRVVLARTFLDGDGKTAHGVVQVTATVEEPVE from the coding sequence ATGAGCGTTTCCGTCTCACTTCAGGATCTGGTGCTCGACCTCCTCAAATCGGCGCGAGCCGTCTCCGACATCGTCAACGGACGCATCATTGATGGACCAGACGAGGACACCACGTTTCCATTTATCAGCTTCGGCCCCGATGATTCGGTTCGAGACGATGCGGAATGCATCCCCGGCCGACGTCAGACGATGCAGCTTGACTGCTGGTCTCGTGACCAGGGCAAGCTCTGGCCGTGCAAGCGACTGGTCGACGCCGTAGTCGGGGCTCTCCACGAGGCGGAAGGCGAGCTGAGCGTGGGGGCGCTTGCCTCTCTCAGGGTCGTCCTTGCGCGAACCTTCCTCGATGGCGACGGCAAGACGGCCCATGGTGTCGTGCAGGTCACGGCAACCGTGGAAGAGCCGGTCGAATAA
- a CDS encoding HK97-gp10 family putative phage morphogenesis protein, translating into MVRRLKVLGKRITEAVIAELDDGADVIVARQKAAAPKESGRLESTIRRSKVRQGKKSATVTIRAGGRATTDASSTRPGGFDYAVEQEFGNKNMPAHPFFYPPIRQNAEDIKRKIRRAFRAEVKDF; encoded by the coding sequence ATGGTGCGGCGGCTGAAAGTCCTCGGGAAGAGGATCACGGAAGCGGTGATAGCTGAACTTGACGACGGCGCGGATGTGATCGTCGCAAGGCAGAAAGCGGCAGCGCCGAAGGAATCCGGCAGGCTGGAAAGCACCATCCGGCGCTCGAAAGTGCGGCAGGGCAAAAAGTCCGCAACGGTCACTATCCGCGCCGGCGGCCGGGCGACGACGGACGCAAGCAGCACCAGGCCGGGCGGCTTCGACTATGCCGTTGAACAGGAATTCGGCAACAAGAACATGCCGGCTCATCCCTTCTTCTATCCGCCGATCAGGCAGAACGCAGAAGACATCAAGCGGAAAATTCGCAGGGCATTCCGCGCGGAAGTCAAAGACTTCTAG
- a CDS encoding phage tail tube protein, with the protein MAKPVTMRFGKFRVLLGDGADPEVFGAPCGFTQRSFNRTKELNEEVIPDCDDEDEVAHTGRNAVSRSASISGSGVLAKSAYPIWKAFYEANESKNCKVEFDWGTEVTTVTQKFHLSSFELSADLGANVQISVQMDSDGGYTEVTV; encoded by the coding sequence ATGGCAAAACCAGTCACTATGCGTTTCGGAAAATTCCGCGTCCTCCTGGGCGATGGCGCGGACCCCGAAGTCTTCGGCGCGCCTTGCGGCTTCACGCAGCGCTCGTTCAACCGCACCAAGGAACTGAACGAGGAAGTCATTCCAGACTGCGACGATGAAGATGAGGTCGCCCACACCGGCCGCAACGCAGTGTCCCGCTCTGCGTCGATCTCCGGCTCGGGCGTCCTTGCCAAGTCCGCCTACCCCATCTGGAAAGCGTTCTACGAGGCGAACGAAAGCAAGAACTGCAAGGTCGAATTCGATTGGGGAACCGAGGTGACGACCGTCACTCAGAAGTTCCACCTGTCGTCCTTCGAACTCTCGGCGGACCTCGGCGCCAATGTGCAGATTTCCGTCCAGATGGACAGTGACGGCGGCTACACCGAGGTTACCGTCTGA
- a CDS encoding gene transfer agent family protein: MSRGGDITLTCWDGEHAFRLRIGELRILQEKCDAGPAFILQRLRDGSWKVDDIRETLRLGLIGGGMEQQKALELVLEHVDAVPLAQNLVNAHAVIMAAIFGTEEERLGKPDPAGMKGNRESAVNSPSPVSTGLEPLSGSAPTTSTEPASGSSTRSRKATGRRTKVKKTQPRN, encoded by the coding sequence ATGAGCAGGGGGGGCGATATCACCCTGACATGCTGGGACGGGGAGCATGCTTTCCGTCTCAGGATCGGCGAGCTGCGCATCCTGCAAGAGAAGTGCGACGCCGGGCCGGCGTTCATCCTTCAGCGCCTGCGCGACGGCTCGTGGAAGGTTGACGACATTCGCGAGACGTTGCGGCTCGGTCTTATCGGTGGCGGCATGGAGCAACAGAAGGCGCTCGAACTCGTCCTTGAACATGTCGATGCGGTGCCGCTGGCTCAAAACCTCGTCAACGCCCATGCGGTCATCATGGCAGCGATCTTCGGGACAGAGGAGGAGCGCCTGGGAAAACCGGACCCGGCGGGGATGAAGGGAAACCGCGAGAGCGCGGTAAACTCGCCTTCGCCGGTTTCTACGGGACTGGAGCCGTTATCGGGCTCAGCGCCGACGACGTCGACCGAACCAGCCTCTGGCAGTTCCACGCGCAGTCGGAAGGCTACCGGAAGGCGCACCAAAGTGAAGAAGACGCAGCCAAGGAACTGA